Proteins from a genomic interval of Bradysia coprophila strain Holo2 chromosome X, BU_Bcop_v1, whole genome shotgun sequence:
- the LOC119085227 gene encoding deoxynucleoside kinase isoform X1: MLSTIVRRSIVTMAQSSTTVRPKFAAEGQPFTVFIEGNIGSGKTTFLNYFKKFDEVCLQAEPVEKWRDVAGVNLLDLMYKDPERWAMPFQTYVTLTMLQTHTLATEKSIKLMERSLFSARYCFVENMLTNGVLHQGMYNVMQEWYKYIRENVHIQADLIVYLRTTPEVVYERMKARARSEEKCIPFEYLKQLHELHENWLVHGHHERPAPVLMLDADLPIEDITKEYERSEQSILSKKPILIENTNQQALYTTPTKRQRTN; encoded by the exons ATGCTATCGACTATTGTCA GACGCTCTATTGTAACAATGGCCCAATCATCAACCACAGTTCGACCGAAATTCGCCGCCGAAGGTCAACCGTTCACCGTTTTCATTGAAGGCAACATTGGCAGCGGAAAAACGACATTCCTTAATTACTTCAAAAAATTCGACGAAGTGTGCCTTCAAGCTGAACCGGTTGAAAAGTGGCGCGATGTTGCTGGAGTAAATTTGCTG GATTTAATGTACAAAGATCCGGAACGATGGGCTATGCCTTTCCAAACATATGTCACCCTGACAATGCTACAAACACACACTTTGGCAACGGAGAAAAGTATTAAATTGATGGAACGTTCTCTTTTCAGTGCAAG GTACTGTTTTGTCGAGAACATGCTGACCAATGGGGTTTTGCACCAGGGCATGTACAATGTGATGCAGGAATGGTACAAATACATTCGCGAAAATGTTCACATACAGGCTGACTTAATTG TGTATTTGCGTACAACGCCCGAGGTGGTCTATGAACGGATGAAAGCTCGTGCCCGGTCCGAGGAGAAATGCATTCCATTCGAATATTTGAAACAGTTGCACGAGCTGCATGAAAATTGGTTGGTTCATGGACATCACGAAAGGCCAGCACCG GTTCTAATGCTGGATGCCGATCTGCCGATTGAGGACATAACCAAAGAATATGAACGATCTGAACAGAGTATTCTTTCGAAGAAACCGATACTGATCGAGAATACAAATCAGCAAGCATTGTACACAACACCAACAAAGCGACAGCGAACCAATTGA
- the LOC119085193 gene encoding uncharacterized protein LOC119085193 isoform X2 has translation MGLGQSAPSESEERNVGNAKSASVEKPMQPNSPKRVGKHINVIDSEILTADPHHEIVLKFQKLQMDNIIEERNHSERIIREKEKLLKEKEETIRQQANLIKTQNELLGQRKQRRAMPNVGAVKSHQDVGYKPRSSKPLAKHAPLSKSVTSIENIHSNGQDYRNEVANDDFETKYYDVEPYPSLRQEQTGQTFSATNTPINNFPYSNPFQREACSSTVYYALNNVRPSNGLLSAATSSQQARRSQKNDYRRINSKNDDFSDYNSKQSADQLLADLEKQTNYEVQKLDNTQNGKRSLKPVTRGQCNFKTSVCRVARKNKTALIGAPQKCKKCDGCLGNVKIATEEL, from the exons ATGGGT CTCGGTCAAAGTGCTCCGTCAGAATCGGAAGAACGTAATGTGGGCAACGCAAAAAGCGCTTCTGTTGAAAAACCAATGCAGCCAAATTCACCAAAACGAGTCGGGAAACACATTAACGTGATAGATAGTGAGATACTAACAGCAGACCCTCATCACGAAATTGTACTAAAATTCCAAAAGCTGCAGATGGATAACATAATTGAAGAAAGAAATCACAGCGAAAGGATTATTAGAGAGAAGGAGAAGTTACTGAAAGAAAAGGAGGAAACCATTCGACAACAAGctaatttaatcaaaaccCAAAATGAACTTCTGGGACAAAGAAAACAACGCAGAGCCATGCCCAATGTTGGTGCGGTAAAGTCACACCAAGATGTAGGTTATAAGCCACGCTCATCGAAACCTTTAGCAAAACACGCACCATTATCGAAATCTGTAACTAGTATCGAAAATATACATTCGAATGGACAGGATTATCGTAATGAAGTTGCTAATGATGACTTcgagacaaaatattacgaTGTTGAGCCTTACCCATCATTGCGCCAAGAACAAACTGGTCAAACATTCAGTGCGACAAATACaccaattaataattttccgtACAGTAATCCGTTTCAACGTGAGGCCTGTAGTTCTACCGTTTATTATGCGTTGAACAATGTTCGACCATCGAATGGATTACTTTCAGCAGCAACATCTAGCCAGCAAGCGAGACGTAGCCAGAAAAACGATTACCGAAGGATTAATAGTAAAAACGATGATTTTAGCGATTATAACAGTAAACAATCGGCGGATCAGCTTCTCGCAGACCTCGAAAAGCAAACTAACTATGAAGTGCAGAAGTTGGATAACACTCAAAACG gcaaaagATCGCTTAAGCCAGTGACTCGGGGTCAATGCAATTTTAAAACTTCCGTATGTAGAGTCGCTCGGAAGAATAAAACTGCTCTTATTGGAGCACCACAAAAATGCAAGAAGTGTGACGGTTGTCTAGGCAACGTAA aaattgccACTGAGGAACTGTAA
- the LOC119085193 gene encoding uncharacterized protein LOC119085193 isoform X1: MGLGQSAPSESEERNVGNAKSASVEKPMQPNSPKRVGKHINVIDSEILTADPHHEIVLKFQKLQMDNIIEERNHSERIIREKEKLLKEKEETIRQQANLIKTQNELLGQRKQRRAMPNVGAVKSHQDVGYKPRSSKPLAKHAPLSKSVTSIENIHSNGQDYRNEVANDDFETKYYDVEPYPSLRQEQTGQTFSATNTPINNFPYSNPFQREACSSTVYYALNNVRPSNGLLSAATSSQQARRSQKNDYRRINSKNDDFSDYNSKQSADQLLADLEKQTNYEVQKLDNTQNGKRSLKPVTRGQCNFKTSVCRVARKNKTALIGAPQKCKKCDGCLGNKLPLRNCKSDDECETPNVWTSDTQFISDVD; this comes from the exons ATGGGT CTCGGTCAAAGTGCTCCGTCAGAATCGGAAGAACGTAATGTGGGCAACGCAAAAAGCGCTTCTGTTGAAAAACCAATGCAGCCAAATTCACCAAAACGAGTCGGGAAACACATTAACGTGATAGATAGTGAGATACTAACAGCAGACCCTCATCACGAAATTGTACTAAAATTCCAAAAGCTGCAGATGGATAACATAATTGAAGAAAGAAATCACAGCGAAAGGATTATTAGAGAGAAGGAGAAGTTACTGAAAGAAAAGGAGGAAACCATTCGACAACAAGctaatttaatcaaaaccCAAAATGAACTTCTGGGACAAAGAAAACAACGCAGAGCCATGCCCAATGTTGGTGCGGTAAAGTCACACCAAGATGTAGGTTATAAGCCACGCTCATCGAAACCTTTAGCAAAACACGCACCATTATCGAAATCTGTAACTAGTATCGAAAATATACATTCGAATGGACAGGATTATCGTAATGAAGTTGCTAATGATGACTTcgagacaaaatattacgaTGTTGAGCCTTACCCATCATTGCGCCAAGAACAAACTGGTCAAACATTCAGTGCGACAAATACaccaattaataattttccgtACAGTAATCCGTTTCAACGTGAGGCCTGTAGTTCTACCGTTTATTATGCGTTGAACAATGTTCGACCATCGAATGGATTACTTTCAGCAGCAACATCTAGCCAGCAAGCGAGACGTAGCCAGAAAAACGATTACCGAAGGATTAATAGTAAAAACGATGATTTTAGCGATTATAACAGTAAACAATCGGCGGATCAGCTTCTCGCAGACCTCGAAAAGCAAACTAACTATGAAGTGCAGAAGTTGGATAACACTCAAAACG gcaaaagATCGCTTAAGCCAGTGACTCGGGGTCAATGCAATTTTAAAACTTCCGTATGTAGAGTCGCTCGGAAGAATAAAACTGCTCTTATTGGAGCACCACAAAAATGCAAGAAGTGTGACGGTTGTCTAGGCAAC aaattgccACTGAGGAACTGTAAAAGCGACGATGAATGTGAAACTCCTAATGTGTGGACCTCAGACACCCAATTTATTTCGGATGTTGATTAA
- the LOC119085227 gene encoding deoxynucleoside kinase isoform X2 yields the protein MAQSSTTVRPKFAAEGQPFTVFIEGNIGSGKTTFLNYFKKFDEVCLQAEPVEKWRDVAGVNLLDLMYKDPERWAMPFQTYVTLTMLQTHTLATEKSIKLMERSLFSARYCFVENMLTNGVLHQGMYNVMQEWYKYIRENVHIQADLIVYLRTTPEVVYERMKARARSEEKCIPFEYLKQLHELHENWLVHGHHERPAPVLMLDADLPIEDITKEYERSEQSILSKKPILIENTNQQALYTTPTKRQRTN from the exons ATGGCCCAATCATCAACCACAGTTCGACCGAAATTCGCCGCCGAAGGTCAACCGTTCACCGTTTTCATTGAAGGCAACATTGGCAGCGGAAAAACGACATTCCTTAATTACTTCAAAAAATTCGACGAAGTGTGCCTTCAAGCTGAACCGGTTGAAAAGTGGCGCGATGTTGCTGGAGTAAATTTGCTG GATTTAATGTACAAAGATCCGGAACGATGGGCTATGCCTTTCCAAACATATGTCACCCTGACAATGCTACAAACACACACTTTGGCAACGGAGAAAAGTATTAAATTGATGGAACGTTCTCTTTTCAGTGCAAG GTACTGTTTTGTCGAGAACATGCTGACCAATGGGGTTTTGCACCAGGGCATGTACAATGTGATGCAGGAATGGTACAAATACATTCGCGAAAATGTTCACATACAGGCTGACTTAATTG TGTATTTGCGTACAACGCCCGAGGTGGTCTATGAACGGATGAAAGCTCGTGCCCGGTCCGAGGAGAAATGCATTCCATTCGAATATTTGAAACAGTTGCACGAGCTGCATGAAAATTGGTTGGTTCATGGACATCACGAAAGGCCAGCACCG GTTCTAATGCTGGATGCCGATCTGCCGATTGAGGACATAACCAAAGAATATGAACGATCTGAACAGAGTATTCTTTCGAAGAAACCGATACTGATCGAGAATACAAATCAGCAAGCATTGTACACAACACCAACAAAGCGACAGCGAACCAATTGA
- the LOC119085218 gene encoding U1 small nuclear ribonucleoprotein C produces the protein MPKYYCDYCDTYLTHDSPSVRKTHCTGRKHRDNVKFYYQKWMEEQAQNLIDATTAAFKAGKIAQNPFAAPPPKLGVNIPPPRPGMMPPVMMMPPGMMGMRPPIMGIGGQMMGPPPMPMRPPMGPPAKQ, from the exons ATGCCGAAATACTACTGCGATTATTGTGATACCTATCTCACACACGATTCACCCAGTGTTCGCAAGACACATTGTACCGGCCGCAAACATCGAGACAATGTGAAATTCTATTATCAAAAGTGGATGGAAGAGCAGgctcaaaatttaattgatgcCACCACAGCAGCATTCAAAGCTGGGAAAATTGCACAGAATCCGTTTGCCGCACCTCCGCCGAAACTTGGAGTCAACATTCCGCCTCCACGGCCTGGCATGATGCCTCCG GTAATGATGATGCCACCGGGTATGATGGGAATGAGACCACCAATCATGGGTATAGGAGGACAGATGATGGGACCGCCACCAATGCCAATGCGACCACCGATGGGACCACCGGCAAAGCAGTAA